Proteins encoded by one window of Halorussus salinus:
- a CDS encoding CPBP family intramembrane glutamic endopeptidase — MSHQSVNPARRVGVATALTLLGVVFSVLLSVPVLVVSLGTVAQFVVALVLSELGFVAAGLVFLRATGNSLDFFRIRIPDLRALGVVVAGTVALFAYRLAAIAAVQALGLPLAGNSVTQLAEEGVLATLLVLVPLSVLVVGPAEEFLFRGVIQPYLDGAFSRGPAVVLTSVLFALVHLPTTWIATPDPLAVSVTLVVLFGLSILLGYLYVWTDNLVVPVLVHGFYDALLFALAYVVLSSDLIPDAAAVASAVLPA; from the coding sequence ATGTCTCACCAGTCCGTCAACCCTGCCCGGCGCGTCGGGGTCGCGACTGCGCTCACGCTCCTCGGCGTCGTCTTCAGCGTTCTGCTGTCGGTCCCCGTCCTCGTCGTCTCGCTGGGCACCGTCGCGCAGTTCGTCGTCGCGCTCGTCCTCTCGGAACTGGGATTCGTCGCGGCCGGACTCGTCTTCCTCCGAGCGACCGGCAACAGTCTCGACTTCTTCCGGATTCGGATCCCGGACCTCAGGGCGCTCGGGGTCGTCGTCGCGGGGACCGTCGCGCTGTTCGCTTACCGACTCGCCGCCATCGCGGCCGTGCAGGCCCTCGGGCTTCCGCTCGCTGGTAACTCGGTCACGCAACTCGCCGAGGAGGGCGTCCTCGCGACGCTCCTCGTTCTCGTCCCGCTCTCGGTTCTGGTGGTCGGCCCGGCCGAGGAGTTCCTCTTTCGCGGGGTCATCCAGCCCTACCTCGACGGCGCGTTCTCGCGCGGTCCCGCGGTCGTCCTCACCAGCGTCCTGTTCGCGCTGGTCCACCTGCCGACGACGTGGATAGCGACTCCCGACCCCCTCGCCGTCTCGGTGACGCTCGTCGTCCTGTTCGGTCTCTCGATTCTCCTCGGCTATCTCTACGTCTGGACCGACAATCTGGTCGTCCCGGTTCTGGTTCACGGCTTCTACGACGCTTTGCTGTTCGCACTCGCCTACGTCGTCCTCTCGTCGGACCTGATTCCCGACGCCGCCGCTGTCGCGTCCGCCGTCCTCCCGGCCTGA
- the htpX gene encoding zinc metalloprotease HtpX — MKWKTDWGLRGRMALTMFLLFALYVVFIGILSTQFTNIFFAVALLGSFSIAQFFFSDKLALWSMGAKEVTEDEYPELHRTLGRLSQQADLPKPKVAVVDSRVPNAFATGRSQKNAAVAVTTGLMNTLDDDELEGVLAHELAHVKNRDVMVMTIASFLSTIAFLVVRWGWWFGGGGDNRNQAPVWVAIAASLVVWIVSFVLIRALSRYREFAADRGGATITGKPSALASALMTIDGSMSKVPKEDFREQSEMNAFFIIPLKNDFIGKVFSTHPSTEKRVERLRDLERQL, encoded by the coding sequence ATGAAGTGGAAAACAGATTGGGGACTCCGGGGGCGCATGGCCCTGACGATGTTCCTGCTGTTCGCGCTGTACGTCGTCTTCATCGGTATTCTGAGTACGCAGTTTACGAACATCTTCTTCGCGGTCGCGCTACTGGGCAGTTTCTCCATCGCTCAGTTCTTCTTCAGCGACAAACTGGCGCTGTGGAGCATGGGCGCGAAGGAGGTGACCGAGGACGAGTATCCGGAACTCCACCGGACGCTCGGCCGCCTCTCCCAGCAGGCCGACCTGCCGAAACCGAAGGTCGCGGTCGTGGACAGTCGCGTCCCGAACGCGTTCGCCACGGGGCGCTCCCAGAAGAACGCCGCCGTCGCGGTCACGACCGGTCTCATGAACACGCTGGACGACGACGAGTTGGAGGGCGTGCTGGCCCACGAACTCGCGCACGTCAAGAACCGCGACGTGATGGTGATGACCATCGCGTCGTTCCTCTCGACCATCGCGTTTCTCGTGGTCCGGTGGGGCTGGTGGTTCGGCGGTGGCGGCGACAACCGCAATCAGGCTCCGGTCTGGGTCGCCATCGCCGCTTCGCTGGTGGTCTGGATAGTGAGCTTCGTCCTCATCCGGGCGCTCAGCCGCTACCGCGAGTTCGCCGCCGACCGCGGCGGAGCGACCATCACCGGCAAACCCTCGGCGCTGGCTTCCGCACTGATGACGATCGACGGGAGCATGAGCAAGGTCCCGAAGGAGGACTTCCGCGAGCAGTCCGAGATGAACGCCTTCTTCATCATCCCGCTGAAGAACGACTTCATCGGCAAGGTGTTCAGCACCCACCCCAGCACCGAGAAGCGCGTCGAGCGGTTGCGGGACCTCGAACGCCAGCTGTAG